The nucleotide sequence ATTATACACCAGTCAGAAATGATTTGAGAATGCATCTTTAATTCCTGAATTTGAACTCAATTTAAATTGAGGTAGCAGATAGACATTAAGAACTGCAATTCAAATTTGAATGCAATGATCTATagattttaagaattttttattgattttatggaACAAAATTTGAGATTTAATTTACCTAAAAAATCGGCATATAATCAGTGCGCTAAAAATATGATGTGAATCGGTTATTAGAAGACAATGTAGTTCtcaaattataatgcattaattttttttctgcatttactAAGTGCATATAAGAAAATACATTAGCACAATTAATGAtgcaattatgttttttgtttttggactAAGAAAATTCCTGTAACAACCTGTGAAGCAATTACTGTATAAAATTCTAAGCAAATCAGTTCAACTGACAGTTACCAAATCATACATGAAGTGTCCGATCAAGACAGGCACAAAAAAACTATCAGATCTAACACTTAGAAATCATCTATGGTAATGACCAGCTTGGTTTCCAAGCAAACGTGCAACAAAAAGCCACAGAAAGAGCCACCGCCGTCTTTTGCCGAGGAACATGATATGTAATTGAATTTGCTTTCACTTAGGTGACCGAGCAAAAACAACCAGCCCCTGATGGGACCGTCTTCGCTTCGCCTGCTCTATTGTGCATTGTGCTCATTTTTAGGCTTTACTGCATCAGTAGACTGAGTCAATGAGGTGGGAGGAACTACAGCGACTAATCAATTACATATTCCAGTTCACCTTAGCCAATCAGATCACAGGCATGAATAAAACTGCAAAACCTAGACTGAATCCCCCTCTGAACTGTGCAAGCCTTAAAAGATATAAACAAAACCATAAAGCCCCCATGAAGCTCACCTTTACTGACTTCAGTAAATGAAGTAATGCCTCCTCAAACAGATGTGCAAAAGGAATAAAGTCTGCGGGTGAATTGGCTTTATAATGCGAATCAAACATAAACACGAGCAAAAAGCCTGAATGTCAGCTAAAGGCTTTCATTCCCCGTTCATCATGATGATGATGGTTTTCCGTCAACGATAAGTGTGCTTGTCTCGTATTGTGATCAAGAGGGACATTTGTGTGGCTTGTTTGCCAGTCTGATGTCAGGAGAACGCTTAGATTTGGGATTGATCAAGCACTCGGGTCAAGCCGTCATTGCTGTTTGTGGTCACGTCCGCCCGGAATGGATCCTAAatgtcaaatgttttgcaaatgttACTTTACAAAAGATAACAGCTATTGGGAATTTAAATGGCACACATATGATTATCATAAGTTGCCAAACCAGATCTGTTAAGCATTACATCATTGATTTTTGAGTAGACTACCCAGACTTAagctctcaaatatatatatatatatatatttagcattttgttatCTGTCCAAGTTGTTCAGAGGTATTCACTTATGTTTTCTTGAGTATactttttcaattaattaaaaacatttagacCACAGAATGATTTCAGACTGATTTTTAGCTCCATCTATTGAATTGTTACCACAAACTAAAGAAAtcttgtttaattatattttggcaGGTTAAACTGAGACATTTTGTATCAAGTATCAGTAATATCATGTTTGCTAATGAATTAATACTTAAAgttatttaaactataataatcaAACAAACCTATTGCTTGTAAAGTTATTTCTTCTGTTTTCTATATCATAGGATTGTTTAATATAGGCCACCACACATAGACATAAAcaataaggaaaaaaaacattatttatttaatgccattcacaactaCACTGGAAAAAAAGCATGGTGACAATTTTAACTCAGAAACTGTTATCCTTCTTTATTGCTAAAGAAAGCAagcaacatttaattaaacattacattctaTAATGCTATTGTCTCGTAAAACATAGGCATCTCCAATAATGTTTGTtcgaaaaaaacatttataatgaacATCCTCTATTAATAAGCTAGATACTCGTTGGCGAACATGAGTGAGTCTCATAGATGGTTTTAGTCGTTTAATCGCACGACGACCGCTGCAAAATTTCACGTATTGCGTTCCGTTCATATTTGCACAGAAACGCAAATAAGAGTGGACATGACGCTTCAGATGTAAAACATCGCAAGCGTGCGCTCCTTATAACGGACGCGTCTCGTGACCTTGGGTTGATGGCATATCTACACTATAGAAACGAGCTCTTACCCCTCAACAGAGACGATCTACGGTCCTATTCTTCACTTCGCAGATAATTCCTCCCTTTTCCAGAAACTCCAGAGGAAAACGCTTCTTCAAGGCTCCATCTCAATCTGTTTCTCTCAGAGGTGAACTTTGCTCCAAACACGGCGGGGTTTGGGTTGCCGAGCGACCTTGCTGAAGcagacaaaaaatgtaaaagcaaaacagaaaacaacagtGAGGACAAAAAGTCTAGAACGATGCAACAGGTGCGCTCGAGCGAGAGTGACAGGTGACTCGCGCTCGTAACAATACCTGCCGCGCGAAAGGGGGCGGAGCCTGCATATGTCTTCCTGGAATATACACAAATCATTTTAGTCATGGAATATTTAAAGAGCTTCGCCCTGTAACTTTACTAAAAGGACATGAGTAACTTGACAATCCATTATTTACTGaaatcagaatattttttttttttacataaaacagcAAAGAATACTAAACtaagattaatatttaaataatattgatcatattttaaactgatttaaaatatctctgaatAACTGCAATATTTTATAATGCTGCTGAATATGCATCCACTGTCGCACAATGCATTTAAGCAATCCCTCATATCTTATTAAATTTTTGCACTGAAACTGAATCACTATCCATTATTTACTAATATTGTTGcctaacattaaataaataaaaatggaaaaaccaATGTAACTTTGTTAACatgcaaataatatttaatattgaattAACAATTTCCTAAAGGTGCTGTACTGTATACACTAATTTCACTGTCACacaatgcatttatgaatttcCTCAACATACATGTATATGTGActgcaaatcatttaaattgAAGATTCACTGACTAAtacaaatcataaaataatttttattttctctagaGCTAAAACATGTATCCTCCAGCTTGTGCActatacagaaaaaatatatatataccagtatATCACTATGTCAGATTTAAAAATGACtacatgaaaataaaagaaaaaaaaaggttttctctATTGTTTTATTGAAACTTGTCCTTTCATTATCAAACATTTTTTGTCATCCTTTATGCACCATGTACTGGCAAAGCAGAAAATTGGTTCAAAAAGTACATTCCTTAATATATATAACCTGTATGCCATCTTGTGATGTTTGTTTAGAAATGTAAGCAAATTTTTGTTCCTGGTCCAGTTCTGTAACACTGTATGATCAAGGAGAGGCATCATCAAAGAACGGAGTGAAAGAAGAGCAACAGGTTGGAACATTAAACAGGTTTGGATGTCACTGGATATGTAACAACTCAGGCCTGCaaacacacttttatttaaatcagTCTAAAatcatgataaatgtttttattattattattattattattatttaagaatacAAATGTAaccatttactcaacctcatatcattccaaactcTTATAACGTTCTTTATTTTGTGGAATAAAAGTGAATGGGGACCAGGGACTATCAAGTGCCAAAAACAGCAACAAATAGCACTATAAAAGAGTAATCAATATAGTCCTGCTCTATGTTCTAAATCATCCAGAAACAGCCCAGCATTGTTATTAAATCTTGCCCTATACTTGACAGCTGCGGTCACTGTTTAGACCTTCTGCAAACTGCTTTTAGTTCTGCACGGAAAAATAAGAATAGTtctcctaaaaatgaaaatttgctggaaAATGTACTCGCACaataggatccattggtgagcaagtgatgtaatgctacatttatacaaatctgttttgatgtagaaaaaaactttaatttttgttTGACCTGTTTCTTTAAGAACACTATAAAGTTTAAGTCCACTGGTATGCAGACAGGTTGGTGAACTGCAGTGCATGCACAAAGACAAGTGGAGTGTCTGACTTTGGGAACCTTGAGAGTTTGGTTTATAATTAACATCAGAGGACAGCACTATGGCACATGAAATGCTCACTTTCTCGGGATTACATTGACTGCTGAAAGAAGCAAGTTCTGTTAAACATTATTCACAAAGCTGAACAAAAGAATGACTTGGTTATAAATTCAGGGGCAAAAGACTGAGGTTTGGTGAAACTGGAAATGAGGAGAACAGAGAGCAATTTGCATGTGGATTTGAATATACAGTTTCCAAACAGAGTTGACTGTTTTGGCACAGCAGAGATTCCACACAGTgaaaaacatcattttatatTCTAGAGAAGAAACACCAATAAACCTCGCACAGACTGCACACGGTTAGGCTAAATCAAATCAGATTATATTACATGTTAAATAGACGCCCCCCACTGGAGAAACTAACAACGTGCTACAAAAAGTTCTTTATAAAGTCATATagttatatatctatattatagcCTATACACAGTTTTCTTttcataccatatatatatatatatatatatatatatatatatatatatatatatatatatatatatatatggtatgaaaagaaaacaaatataacagcattaataataaagcattaataataaagtttcatacatacaaaaaaatatatatttaatctttttgcttaaaataatttattagaaaatatataggCTAGTTTTTACATGTTGTagatctgtgaaaaaaaaatcctaaaacatttgagataaatatttttgttaatttattatacatatgcGTTATTCTAACAATTAACAGTCTCTAAGGTTTTGACcttgttaggtttttttttttattttttttttttatcatgttttatatataaaatgaacgGGAATCATTAGAAAGTTCTGAGGCGCTCAAAGCCTTATGACGTCACAGAGCGCGTTCGAATAGAACTCGCGGAGTATATAAAGCGCGAGACATTCTTACATTCTTTGTGGGTTTGTTGTAGTGGTAAGTGAGTTTGCAGCGATGGGACAGCGAGTGACAAAAGTGAGTCCGATGAAGTTTGGGGAGGTGTACGATCAACAtcctagtacacccccaaaacccAGCACCAACACGGAGCTTCAACATCCTCATCCCCGCGATGAGAGCCCTGTTGgtgctggaggaggaggaggaggaggaggagaggaaggaggaggaggagatgaaagaggaggaggaggaggaggagaggaaggagaAGGAGTAGAGGAACGAGGAGGagagaaaggaggaggaggaggagagggaggagaggaggaggaggcaaAGGATaggaaggaggaggagaaagGGAGGAAGGAGGCAGAGAGAGTGAAGGAGAAAAGGAAGAGCAAGAAGTGGTGGCGGAGGCTGAGCTCTTTCTTCAGAGCTGCCAAAAAAACCCCAGAGAGCAGCTCAGGTCagagagagcagcagcagcagcaggatgaGGGACAGAAGAGGAAGGTGGCATGGGCAGGAAGAACTAGTGATGGTACATTACACAGCCATcttatgaaaacagttattttaatacagCTTTACTGTGATCACATGAAATCACCAAACACAGTATCAAAAATACACATCAGCACTATAACAAAATCAGCTTTAAGGCCATGATTAGATCGTTATTCCATGACATGTTAAAAACATTACTGTCATATGTTTGAATGTACTAATGTGtgttaaaagtataaatattattattcagtcATTGAAATAACTaattgcatgaatgtatttgaataGGTTTTAGATCGAATCACTGATATAGATCAGTGGATTTCATTCAGCTTGACACATCACCAGACACTTCTCTCAGTGTTTGAaagtttgtgttgttttatcttttaacaGACTACATCTTCAGTCGCTACACCATTGGTGATCAGCTGGGGAAAGGTGGTTGTGGGGTGGTGTACGAAGGCAGACGTTTAAATGATGATCTTAAAGTAAGCTGATATAAATAACACATTATCAAGCTAGAAAGTGTTTGTTCTTTACtcttaaagttattttttgttcATCAGGTGGCTTTGAAATATGTCATGAAGACCCAGCACACAGAAAGTATATTCATTGTAAGTACATTgcattataaacaatataaaatgtctCATATTAACATTAACACAAATCCCTATTTGGGAAACCACCTCCATCTATCCATCATAAGAACTGTCTGTCTTTTAGCCTGATCATCCGAAACCTCTTCCGAAAGAGATCGCCCTCACCATCCTGGCCAACAAAGGTCCCAGCGTACCAGAAATCATCCGGCTGCTGGACTGGACGGACCACCCTGACCACTTCGTAATGGTCCTCGAATGTCCCTCTCCCTGTGAGAGTCTCGTGGGGTTCATCAGGCGTCACGGTGGAAGACTCGAGGAAGAAACAACACGGCAGATCATGTGGCAGAC is from Carassius auratus strain Wakin chromosome 25, ASM336829v1, whole genome shotgun sequence and encodes:
- the LOC113042789 gene encoding serine/threonine-protein kinase pim-1-like, whose translation is MGQRVTKVSPMKFGEVYDQHPSTPPKPSTNTELQHPHPRDESPVGGGGEEGEGVEERGGEKGGGGGEGGEEEEAKDRKEEEKGRKEAERVKEKRKSKKWWRRLSSFFRAAKKTPESSSGQREQQQQQDEGQKRKVAWAGRTSDDYIFSRYTIGDQLGKGGCGVVYEGRRLNDDLKVALKYVMKTQHTESIFIPDHPKPLPKEIALTILANKGPSVPEIIRLLDWTDHPDHFVMVLECPSPCESLVGFIRRHGGRLEEETTRQIMWQTAHAANVCRLRGVFHRDVKLDNLLINRETSEVKLIDFGCGDILRRTPYRSYSGTAVYSPPEYHSRGKYYGGPATVWSLGIVMFAMLCGRFPSDHDLFLLQCKRWPKPGLSKECGELLRALLHEKPSRRIGLGRIMSHNWFKVIS